A DNA window from Vicinamibacterales bacterium contains the following coding sequences:
- the gatD gene encoding Glu-tRNA(Gln) amidotransferase subunit GatD, whose translation MSTPADAFKGYKGQARAALERWGVRVWSDVEVDNDAGSRFEGVILPRSETLDDLHVVIKLKNGYNVGLHVDRVRSVKEVGYKEAVYKIPEKEFPRRPNLPAVTLLGTGGTIASRLDYRTGAVIPAFTPGELYGAVPELADICNLTTKKLFGVFSENMAKEQYITLAKAIGEEIEGGANGIVIGHGTDTMGHTAAILSFMVQNTPVPIVLVGSQRSSDRPSSDAALNLIHSVRSAAYSDIAEVQICMFGPTSDRYGLLHRGTRCRKMHSSYRSTFRTVGDIPLATVSRDSFTYLNKDYRKRDMTRQIEIDAVYDDRTTILYYYPGMSPDLVDALVEKGYRGIVIAGTGLGHVNKPLYPALKKAIQKGVHVVMTVQTLWGYAQMYVYDTGRDLLEIGIVPLDNMLPETALMKLSWVLAHTDDHDEVLRMMRTVVSHEITDREPHNGYLIMQGGLPEIEEFILSHWK comes from the coding sequence ATGAGCACGCCAGCAGATGCGTTCAAGGGATACAAGGGCCAGGCGCGCGCCGCGCTCGAGCGGTGGGGCGTGCGCGTCTGGAGCGACGTCGAGGTCGACAACGACGCGGGCAGCCGCTTCGAGGGCGTCATTCTCCCGCGCAGCGAGACCCTCGACGACCTCCACGTCGTCATCAAGTTGAAGAACGGCTACAACGTCGGCCTGCACGTGGACCGGGTCCGGTCGGTGAAAGAGGTCGGCTACAAGGAGGCCGTGTACAAGATTCCCGAGAAGGAGTTCCCGCGGCGGCCCAACCTGCCCGCCGTGACGCTGCTCGGCACGGGCGGCACGATTGCCTCCCGGCTCGACTACCGGACCGGCGCCGTCATCCCCGCGTTCACGCCCGGCGAACTCTACGGCGCGGTTCCAGAGCTGGCCGATATCTGCAACCTGACGACGAAGAAGCTCTTCGGCGTGTTCTCGGAGAACATGGCGAAGGAGCAGTACATCACGCTGGCGAAGGCAATTGGCGAGGAGATCGAGGGCGGCGCCAACGGCATCGTCATCGGGCACGGGACCGACACGATGGGGCATACCGCGGCCATCCTGTCGTTCATGGTGCAGAACACGCCAGTGCCCATCGTGCTGGTGGGATCGCAGCGGTCGTCGGACCGACCGTCGAGCGACGCCGCGCTCAACCTGATCCACTCCGTGCGGTCGGCGGCCTATTCCGATATCGCGGAAGTGCAGATCTGCATGTTCGGGCCGACCTCGGATCGCTACGGCCTCCTGCACCGCGGCACACGCTGCCGGAAGATGCACAGCTCGTATCGCAGCACGTTCCGCACCGTGGGCGACATCCCGCTCGCGACGGTCAGCCGCGACAGCTTCACGTACCTGAACAAGGACTACCGGAAGCGCGACATGACGCGGCAGATCGAGATCGATGCGGTGTACGACGATCGGACGACGATCCTCTACTACTACCCGGGGATGTCGCCGGATCTGGTGGACGCGCTCGTCGAGAAGGGCTATCGGGGCATCGTCATCGCGGGCACGGGCCTCGGCCACGTCAACAAGCCGCTGTACCCGGCCCTCAAAAAGGCCATCCAGAAGGGCGTGCATGTCGTGATGACCGTGCAGACGCTCTGGGGCTACGCGCAGATGTACGTCTACGACACGGGCCGCGACCTGCTCGAGATCGGCATCGTGCCGCTCGACAACATGCTTCCCGAGACGGCGCTGATGAAGCTCTCATGGGTGCTGGCACACACCGACGATCACGACGAGGTGCTGCGCATGATGCGGACCGTGGTCTCCCACGAGATTACCGACCGCGAGCCGCACAACGGCTATCTGATCATGCAGGGCGGCCTGCCGGAGATCGAAGAGTTCATCTTGTCGCACTGGAAATGA
- a CDS encoding sensor histidine kinase, giving the protein MRPRRLLPADFEIAWWLPYSWLVYLSFFILYAVFGGRTLLWWTLHALAVAVFLPLYFRGFWLEGRRLLPIMAAITALGTVYIPWNPGASVFFVYASGYAGDTGPPRVAVRWLVAVVLVAGIEALVCRLSPDAWIPAVVLPLIIGGGNIAFAEKRRADARLRLARDEVAHLAKVAERERIARDLHDLLGHTLSVIVLKSELAAKLSDRDPARAAAEIRDVERISRLALTEVRRAVEGYRQLTLEESLVGIRQALTAGGVALESDVTAVRLDPKVEGVASLVLREAITNVIRHANATTCRVQMREERGRLSLVVCDDGVGGAARAGTGLTSMRSRVEEVGGHFEHDGGAGTTVRVDLPLSVVSGRP; this is encoded by the coding sequence ATGCGCCCACGACGCCTCCTGCCGGCCGACTTCGAGATCGCGTGGTGGCTGCCGTACTCGTGGCTCGTCTACCTGAGCTTCTTCATCCTGTACGCCGTCTTCGGCGGCCGGACACTCTTGTGGTGGACGTTGCACGCGCTCGCGGTTGCCGTCTTCCTGCCGCTGTATTTTCGCGGGTTCTGGCTGGAGGGCCGGCGCCTGTTGCCCATCATGGCCGCGATTACCGCCCTCGGTACGGTCTATATTCCCTGGAACCCTGGCGCGAGCGTCTTCTTCGTCTACGCGAGCGGCTACGCAGGGGACACGGGACCGCCACGCGTCGCGGTCCGGTGGCTCGTCGCGGTGGTTCTGGTCGCCGGCATCGAAGCCCTCGTGTGCCGGCTCTCGCCGGATGCGTGGATCCCGGCAGTCGTGCTGCCGTTGATCATCGGGGGCGGAAACATCGCGTTTGCGGAGAAGCGACGCGCCGACGCGCGGCTGCGCCTGGCGCGCGATGAGGTGGCCCATCTGGCGAAGGTGGCCGAGCGCGAGCGGATCGCGCGCGACCTGCACGACCTGCTGGGCCACACCTTGTCGGTCATCGTTCTGAAGTCCGAACTGGCCGCGAAATTGTCCGATCGCGACCCGGCGCGGGCGGCCGCGGAGATCCGCGACGTCGAACGGATTTCCCGACTGGCGCTCACCGAGGTGCGTCGCGCGGTCGAAGGCTACCGTCAGCTCACTCTGGAGGAATCGCTGGTTGGCATCCGCCAGGCGCTGACCGCCGGCGGGGTTGCGCTGGAATCGGACGTGACGGCGGTCCGGCTGGATCCCAAGGTCGAGGGTGTCGCCTCGCTCGTGCTGCGCGAGGCGATCACCAACGTGATCCGCCACGCGAACGCCACAACCTGCCGGGTCCAGATGCGCGAGGAACGGGGCCGCCTGTCTCTCGTGGTGTGTGACGACGGGGTGGGTGGCGCGGCGCGCGCGGGAACCGGCCTGACCAGCATGCGGTCGCGCGTGGAGGAAGTCGGCGGACACTTCGAACACGACGGGGGCGCGGGCACAACCGTGCGCGTGGACCTGCCCTTGTCGGTCGTGAGCGGTCGGCCCTGA
- a CDS encoding CarD family transcriptional regulator: protein MTFQIGDKVIYPNHGLGVIERIEEKTILGTTCGFYSLRIAANETTVLVPVGNADSVGLRRAIVGTEVDRLFRILADGKIDSQQNWKGRFKDNSEKMRSGSIYDVADVLKSLTLLSKSKNLSFREKRMLDRARFLVVSEITEVLHENQPIVEARVDRALDRSLSTRTRVAAAARAKTVKPPMVPVPPPVVRRAVRAS from the coding sequence GTGACATTCCAGATCGGTGACAAGGTCATTTACCCGAATCACGGTCTCGGCGTCATCGAACGTATCGAAGAGAAGACCATCCTCGGCACCACTTGCGGCTTCTACTCCCTCCGGATCGCCGCCAACGAAACGACGGTACTCGTGCCGGTCGGCAACGCCGATAGCGTGGGCTTGCGTCGCGCCATTGTCGGCACCGAGGTCGATCGCCTCTTCCGAATTCTCGCCGACGGAAAGATCGACAGTCAGCAGAACTGGAAAGGCCGCTTCAAGGACAACTCCGAGAAGATGCGCAGCGGGTCCATCTATGACGTGGCCGATGTGCTCAAGAGCCTGACGCTGTTGAGCAAGTCGAAGAACCTGTCGTTCCGCGAGAAGCGGATGCTCGACCGCGCGCGGTTCCTGGTCGTCTCCGAGATCACCGAGGTGCTGCACGAGAACCAGCCGATCGTCGAAGCGCGCGTGGACCGAGCCCTCGACCGGTCGCTGAGCACGCGCACTCGCGTGGCAGCGGCGGCGCGCGCGAAGACCGTCAAGCCTCCGATGGTTCCGGTGCCTCCGCCCGTCGTGCGGCGAGCGGTCCGCGCGTCCTAG
- a CDS encoding RidA family protein codes for MGIDRTNPPALSKPGGHYTHVVVHNGVAYVSGQLPIGENGPLPGTASFEEQARQVLRNVAAALEGVGSDLSRVLKCTVYISNVGDWTEFNRLYAEAFGDHAPARTVVPVSPLHYGFRVEMDAIAAAD; via the coding sequence ATGGGGATCGACAGGACAAATCCGCCCGCGCTGTCGAAGCCAGGCGGCCACTACACGCACGTCGTCGTGCACAACGGCGTGGCCTACGTATCCGGGCAGTTGCCCATCGGGGAGAACGGACCGCTGCCGGGCACGGCAAGCTTCGAAGAGCAGGCGCGGCAGGTTCTCCGGAATGTGGCCGCGGCGCTCGAGGGTGTGGGGAGCGATCTGTCCCGCGTGCTCAAGTGCACCGTCTACATCTCGAATGTCGGCGACTGGACCGAGTTCAACCGGCTGTACGCCGAGGCCTTTGGTGATCATGCACCGGCGCGAACCGTCGTCCCCGTCTCTCCGCTCCACTACGGCTTCCGTGTAGAGATGGACGCGATCGCTGCCGCCGATTGA
- a CDS encoding CIA30 family protein has product MRQRMLEGALGAVGIVLMIAGIVAHQRALTAPPGRQASARQVVPAAPPRAFAIVDARVFDGTSVIDRATVLVESGKIKAIGPQVEVPEGFAVVNAYGKTLLPGLIDAHTHAYEDALQRAIVFGVTTEIDMFTDARFAATQRSEQARGVVTTRADLVSAGTLATAPGGHGTEYGIAIPTLTRPDEAQAFVDARVAEGSDFIKIIYDDAASYGLKLPALSRETMNAVVAAAHRRGKLVMVHVSTSQAAREAIDAGADGLAHIVADVASDKALMALMQLHHSFVVPTLTVIASSAGDTAAARVLAAEPVLSTYVSATERRTLNAAFPSRLRASHGLQNASALVGDLRRAGVPILAGTDAPNPGTAHGLSIHQELQLLVNAGLSPVEALAAATSVPAGIFKLSDRGRINVGLRADLVLVDGDPTRTITDTRRIATVWKGGVVVERPVPKATAAAPVQTHGLVSEFEADTTAAFGAGWQISTDKIMGGTSEASMRIVPGGASGSRGSLEVTGGIKPGSMYAWAGPMFFAGPTPMAPVDLSRFKSLTFWTKGDGGTYRVLMFATSLGRIPAEQTFTAGPQWREVVMPIAGFGPQVNGSDLQAFLFSGGQGQTSFRFQIDDVRFR; this is encoded by the coding sequence ATGAGACAGCGCATGTTGGAAGGCGCGCTCGGCGCGGTTGGCATTGTATTGATGATTGCCGGCATCGTCGCGCACCAGCGCGCGCTGACGGCCCCGCCCGGTCGGCAGGCGTCGGCGCGGCAGGTCGTCCCCGCCGCACCCCCGCGTGCATTTGCGATCGTCGATGCTCGCGTGTTCGACGGCACGTCGGTGATCGACCGGGCGACGGTGCTCGTCGAGTCCGGGAAGATCAAGGCGATCGGCCCGCAGGTCGAGGTCCCGGAAGGGTTCGCCGTCGTCAACGCCTACGGCAAGACACTGTTGCCGGGCCTGATCGACGCGCACACCCACGCCTATGAAGACGCCCTCCAACGCGCGATCGTGTTCGGAGTGACGACCGAGATCGACATGTTCACCGACGCTCGCTTCGCGGCCACGCAGCGCAGCGAGCAGGCTCGCGGCGTCGTGACCACGCGGGCCGACCTCGTCTCGGCCGGAACGCTCGCGACCGCGCCCGGAGGACACGGGACCGAGTACGGCATTGCCATTCCCACGCTCACCCGACCCGACGAGGCACAGGCGTTCGTGGACGCCCGGGTGGCGGAGGGGTCGGACTTCATCAAGATCATCTACGACGATGCGGCAAGCTACGGACTGAAGCTGCCGGCTCTCAGCCGTGAAACGATGAACGCCGTGGTGGCGGCGGCGCATCGCCGCGGCAAGCTGGTGATGGTGCACGTGAGCACGAGCCAGGCCGCGCGCGAGGCGATCGACGCTGGAGCCGATGGCCTCGCCCACATCGTGGCGGACGTGGCCAGCGACAAGGCCCTGATGGCGCTGATGCAGCTGCACCATTCGTTCGTGGTGCCGACGCTGACGGTGATTGCGAGTTCGGCGGGTGACACGGCGGCGGCGCGCGTCCTCGCGGCGGAACCCGTCCTGTCGACCTATGTCTCGGCGACCGAGAGGCGGACACTGAACGCCGCGTTCCCATCCAGGCTTCGCGCGAGTCACGGGTTGCAGAACGCGTCCGCGCTCGTCGGCGACCTGCGCCGAGCCGGTGTGCCGATCCTCGCCGGAACCGACGCGCCGAACCCGGGCACCGCCCATGGGCTGAGCATCCACCAGGAACTCCAGCTGTTGGTGAACGCCGGCCTGTCCCCGGTCGAGGCGCTCGCCGCGGCCACTTCGGTGCCCGCGGGGATCTTCAAGCTGTCCGACCGCGGCCGCATCAACGTCGGGCTGCGCGCCGACCTGGTGCTGGTCGATGGCGATCCGACGCGGACGATCACCGACACGCGGCGGATTGCGACGGTGTGGAAGGGCGGCGTGGTCGTCGAGCGGCCCGTGCCGAAGGCCACGGCAGCGGCTCCGGTGCAGACACACGGGCTCGTCAGCGAGTTCGAGGCCGACACGACGGCCGCGTTCGGGGCGGGCTGGCAGATCTCGACCGACAAGATCATGGGGGGAACGTCCGAGGCATCGATGCGCATCGTGCCAGGCGGCGCGAGCGGGTCGCGAGGCTCGCTCGAAGTCACCGGCGGCATCAAGCCGGGTTCGATGTATGCGTGGGCCGGCCCGATGTTCTTTGCTGGGCCGACACCGATGGCTCCCGTCGATCTCTCCAGGTTCAAGTCGCTGACGTTCTGGACGAAGGGCGACGGCGGCACGTATCGTGTGCTGATGTTCGCGACGAGCCTCGGCCGGATTCCAGCCGAACAGACGTTCACCGCCGGTCCCCAGTGGCGCGAGGTCGTGATGCCGATCGCGGGATTCGGACCGCAGGTCAACGGGAGTGACCTCCAGGCGTTTCTCTTCAGCGGCGGCCAGGGGCAGACGAGCTTCCGTTTCCAGATCGACGACGTGCGTTTCCGGTAG
- the gatE gene encoding Glu-tRNA(Gln) amidotransferase subunit GatE has product MDIKSPDFYAEIGLISGLEVHQQLFTERKMFCHCPARRYTDTHDGEVLRHMRPTLSELGEYDGTALMEFKTRKNIIYLLHKENVCTYEMDDTPPFLVNQDAVDVAVEQCLMLGCDIVDEVHIARKQYLDGSIPTGFQRTAIVGVNGRLPFRGRELTILQVSVEEDSCREVSDRGHLIVWRTDRLGMPLIETVTGPDLRTPDEVADAILLVGRVCRSTGHVRVGIGASRQDVNVSVRGGRRVEIKGVPKAGWAPGLVHGEAIRQVNLLKLRDELIHRGFSTPDRIAVESADVTALFASSEAAFLTVAGWEQYTRDEQRRPGFELGSGKFTVRGIRVKGLGGTLGWPTQPDCIFAHELAGRIRVIAGLDQRPILLHSEKWPDYHRSLQELRKVRTHLRCNPEDGIVLVWGPDEDTLTAANEVRLRYIDAINGIPNETRQPFEDGMTDFERILPGPDRMYPDTDSPPTRVTRERVERLQAALSPRPWEREARYSAAGVQASTTHFLIRRGAARLVDLVTDACRASVKQACHLFGEQLKGLRRDGVAVDGITDERWCELFTLGEARPILWEARERVVRAMAAEPERTVAALVAGLRLGTAPEGWQHRATAAVQEASGKLYAPGADRLFRFAMGLAMRELRGRVPALEVADAVRTEIGSK; this is encoded by the coding sequence TTGGACATCAAGTCGCCAGACTTCTACGCGGAGATCGGTCTCATATCCGGCCTCGAAGTTCACCAGCAACTCTTCACCGAGCGCAAGATGTTCTGCCACTGCCCGGCGCGCCGGTACACCGACACGCACGATGGGGAAGTGCTGCGGCACATGCGCCCGACGCTGTCGGAGCTTGGCGAATACGACGGCACGGCGCTGATGGAGTTCAAGACCCGGAAGAACATCATCTACCTCCTGCACAAGGAGAACGTCTGCACCTACGAGATGGACGACACGCCGCCGTTCCTCGTGAACCAGGACGCGGTGGACGTGGCCGTCGAGCAGTGCCTGATGCTCGGCTGCGACATCGTGGACGAGGTCCATATCGCCCGGAAGCAATACCTCGACGGGTCCATCCCGACCGGCTTTCAGCGAACCGCGATCGTCGGCGTGAACGGGCGCCTGCCGTTCCGGGGTCGCGAGTTGACGATCCTCCAGGTGAGCGTCGAGGAGGATTCGTGTCGCGAGGTGTCGGATCGGGGGCACCTGATCGTCTGGCGGACGGATCGGCTGGGCATGCCGCTCATCGAGACCGTGACGGGACCCGATCTGCGCACGCCGGATGAAGTGGCCGACGCGATCCTGCTCGTCGGCCGCGTCTGTCGCAGCACAGGCCACGTGCGGGTCGGCATCGGAGCGAGCCGACAGGATGTGAACGTCTCGGTCCGCGGCGGACGACGCGTCGAGATCAAGGGTGTGCCGAAGGCGGGCTGGGCGCCGGGACTGGTGCACGGCGAAGCGATTCGACAGGTCAACCTGCTGAAGCTGCGCGACGAGTTGATCCACCGTGGCTTCTCGACGCCCGACCGCATCGCGGTGGAGAGCGCGGACGTGACGGCGCTGTTTGCGTCGTCCGAGGCGGCCTTCCTGACCGTGGCCGGTTGGGAGCAATACACGCGCGACGAACAGCGGCGTCCCGGCTTCGAGCTCGGAAGCGGCAAGTTCACCGTGCGCGGCATCCGCGTGAAGGGGCTGGGCGGCACGCTTGGCTGGCCGACGCAGCCCGACTGCATCTTCGCGCACGAACTGGCCGGGCGCATCCGCGTGATCGCGGGTCTCGATCAGCGGCCGATCCTCCTTCACAGTGAGAAGTGGCCGGACTACCACCGTTCGCTCCAGGAATTGCGCAAGGTTCGCACGCACCTGCGGTGCAACCCCGAGGACGGCATCGTGCTGGTGTGGGGGCCGGATGAGGACACGCTGACCGCGGCCAACGAGGTGCGTCTGCGCTACATCGACGCCATCAACGGCATCCCGAACGAGACGCGCCAGCCCTTCGAAGACGGCATGACGGACTTCGAGCGGATCCTCCCGGGGCCGGACCGCATGTACCCCGACACCGACAGTCCGCCCACACGGGTGACTCGCGAACGTGTCGAGCGGCTGCAGGCGGCGCTCTCGCCCCGTCCGTGGGAGCGCGAGGCGCGCTACTCGGCGGCCGGCGTGCAGGCTTCCACGACGCACTTCCTCATTCGTCGCGGTGCCGCCCGCCTGGTTGACCTGGTGACCGACGCCTGTCGCGCCTCGGTCAAGCAGGCCTGCCACCTCTTCGGCGAGCAACTGAAAGGGCTTCGCCGCGACGGCGTGGCAGTCGATGGCATCACCGACGAACGGTGGTGCGAGCTGTTCACGCTCGGCGAGGCACGCCCGATCCTGTGGGAGGCCCGGGAACGCGTCGTGCGTGCGATGGCCGCGGAGCCCGAGAGGACGGTGGCTGCCCTCGTGGCCGGGCTTCGGCTGGGCACCGCGCCCGAGGGGTGGCAACATCGCGCGACGGCGGCCGTGCAGGAGGCGTCCGGGAAGCTCTACGCGCCCGGCGCCGACCGGCTGTTCCGCTTCGCGATGGGGCTTGCGATGCGCGAGCTTCGCGGCAGGGTTCCGGCGCTCGAGGTTGCAGACGCCGTTCGCACGGAGATCGGATCGAAATGA
- a CDS encoding response regulator transcription factor, whose translation MIRVLIAEDQAMVLGALAALLEIERDITVVAQARDGRSALALAHEHRPDVVLTDIEMPVLGGLELAAELKHVAHPARVIILTTFARPGYLRRALDAGASGYLLKDSPSDQLADAIRRVHAGGRAIDPDLAVEAWTDDDPLSDRERQVLRLAADGQSGQEIAEALKLSEGTVRNYLSETISKLGAKNRVEAARLARSKGWL comes from the coding sequence ATGATCCGCGTCCTCATCGCCGAAGATCAGGCCATGGTGCTCGGTGCGCTGGCCGCGCTGCTCGAGATCGAGCGGGACATCACCGTCGTGGCCCAGGCGCGTGACGGCAGGAGCGCACTCGCCCTCGCCCACGAGCATCGTCCGGATGTCGTCCTGACCGACATCGAGATGCCGGTCCTGGGCGGCCTCGAACTCGCGGCCGAACTCAAGCACGTGGCGCACCCTGCCCGCGTCATCATCCTGACGACCTTCGCGAGGCCAGGCTACCTGCGCCGGGCGCTCGATGCCGGAGCGTCGGGCTATCTGCTGAAGGACTCGCCGTCCGACCAACTGGCGGATGCGATTCGCCGGGTGCATGCGGGCGGGCGCGCGATCGATCCGGATCTCGCCGTCGAAGCCTGGACCGACGATGACCCGCTGAGCGACCGCGAGAGGCAGGTCCTGCGGCTGGCGGCGGACGGACAGTCCGGTCAGGAGATCGCCGAGGCGCTGAAGCTGTCGGAAGGCACGGTTCGCAACTACCTGTCGGAAACCATCAGCAAGCTCGGCGCGAAGAACCGGGTCGAAGCCGCCCGGCTTGCGCGATCCAAAGGTTGGCTGTAG
- a CDS encoding DSD1 family PLP-dependent enzyme, whose protein sequence is MRLDQLSTPLLVLDRPRMLRNIERMRSRLGRLGVGFRPHVKTNKCIEVSRLLMPFAHGPITVSTLKEAEQFFSHGVTDILYAVGIAPGKLAHVADLRARGCDLAVILDSRDAARAVSAFCAESGCEIPALIEIDADDHRGGVKPDEPALLDVAGSLTGGASVRGVMTHAGASYACRSVAALAAMAEQERAAVVRAAERLRAAGFPAPIVSVGSTPTATFAEDLSGVTEVRAGVFVFQDLVMAGLGVCAVDDIALSVLVSVIGHQREKGWIITDGGWLAVSRDRGTASQPVDQGYGLVLDLDGRRCDGLVMNDANQEHGIISRRDGGPIDWPRFPIGALLRVLPNHACATAAQHAAYHVIDGSPEVSETWERFGGW, encoded by the coding sequence ATGCGACTCGACCAGCTTTCCACACCCTTGCTGGTGCTCGATCGACCGAGGATGCTTCGCAATATCGAGCGGATGCGGTCGCGCCTCGGCCGGCTGGGCGTCGGGTTCCGTCCGCACGTGAAGACGAACAAGTGCATCGAGGTGTCACGGCTCCTCATGCCGTTCGCCCATGGGCCGATCACCGTCTCGACGCTCAAGGAAGCGGAGCAGTTCTTCTCGCACGGCGTGACCGACATCCTCTACGCGGTCGGGATCGCTCCGGGCAAGCTCGCGCACGTTGCCGATCTGCGGGCACGGGGCTGCGACCTGGCGGTGATTCTCGACAGTCGGGACGCGGCCCGGGCCGTGTCGGCCTTCTGTGCGGAATCCGGCTGCGAGATCCCCGCTCTCATCGAGATCGACGCCGACGACCACCGGGGCGGGGTCAAGCCGGACGAGCCTGCGCTGCTCGACGTGGCGGGCTCGTTGACCGGCGGAGCATCGGTCCGCGGCGTGATGACGCACGCCGGCGCGTCGTACGCGTGCCGATCGGTCGCGGCCCTCGCGGCCATGGCGGAACAAGAACGGGCAGCGGTGGTCCGGGCGGCGGAGCGTTTGCGGGCCGCCGGGTTCCCGGCCCCGATCGTCAGCGTCGGATCGACGCCCACCGCGACTTTTGCGGAGGACCTCTCAGGCGTCACCGAGGTCCGAGCGGGGGTCTTCGTGTTCCAGGACCTCGTCATGGCGGGGCTCGGCGTCTGCGCCGTGGACGACATCGCGCTGTCGGTGCTGGTGAGCGTCATCGGCCACCAACGCGAGAAAGGCTGGATCATCACCGATGGCGGCTGGTTGGCGGTGTCACGCGATCGCGGCACGGCCAGTCAGCCGGTGGACCAGGGCTATGGCCTGGTGCTCGACCTGGATGGCCGACGCTGCGACGGGCTGGTGATGAACGACGCCAACCAGGAGCACGGAATCATCTCGCGTCGGGACGGCGGCCCGATTGACTGGCCCCGGTTCCCCATCGGCGCGTTGCTGCGCGTGCTGCCGAATCACGCGTGTGCGACGGCCGCGCAACATGCGGCATACCACGTGATCGATGGCTCCCCCGAAGTGAGCGAGACGTGGGAGCGGTTTGGAGGATGGTGA
- a CDS encoding formylglycine-generating enzyme family protein, which yields MTRRACWIVPIALAALAGVGARPPVAGRTEPAIASNSIGMRLAQIPAGSFDMGSNIRAPEQPVRRVSVRAFWLGVTEVTQAQWLAVVGSNPSHFKNAGLDAPVEMVTWEAARGFIEKLNGRDRTWRHRLPSEAEWEYACRAGGAADSYGPADDIAWVMENSGGTTHPVGQKRPNAFGLYDMLGNVPEWTQDTWHPDYKGAPSDGSAWEDTTSRFHTLRGGGWDLPAFFLHAALRDTWAPVHRLGFRVVAERR from the coding sequence ATGACGCGTCGTGCCTGCTGGATCGTCCCGATTGCCCTGGCGGCCCTTGCCGGGGTCGGGGCACGCCCGCCGGTGGCTGGGCGAACGGAACCCGCCATCGCGAGCAACAGCATTGGAATGCGATTGGCCCAGATCCCGGCCGGATCCTTCGACATGGGCTCCAACATCCGGGCACCCGAGCAGCCCGTTCGCCGGGTCTCGGTACGCGCCTTCTGGCTGGGGGTGACGGAGGTGACCCAGGCCCAATGGCTGGCCGTGGTGGGCAGCAACCCCTCCCATTTCAAGAACGCGGGACTCGATGCGCCCGTGGAGATGGTCACCTGGGAAGCCGCGCGAGGCTTCATCGAGAAGCTGAACGGTCGTGATCGGACGTGGCGCCACCGCCTGCCCAGCGAGGCCGAGTGGGAGTACGCGTGCCGCGCAGGCGGCGCGGCAGACTCCTACGGCCCAGCGGATGACATCGCGTGGGTCATGGAAAATTCCGGCGGCACCACGCACCCAGTCGGCCAGAAGCGCCCGAATGCGTTCGGTCTCTACGACATGCTGGGGAACGTGCCTGAATGGACACAGGACACCTGGCATCCCGACTACAAGGGCGCGCCATCGGACGGCAGCGCGTGGGAGGACACCACCTCTCGATTCCACACGCTCCGTGGAGGCGGATGGGACCTCCCGGCATTCTTCCTTCACGCCGCGCTTCGTGACACCTGGGCTCCGGTCCACCGGCTCGGGTTTCGCGTCGTCGCCGAGCGCCGGTGA
- a CDS encoding lysophospholipid acyltransferase family protein, with translation MSVQPHTQASPGTAHVVPAAAHLRGRSLVIAAIRSLATYLAISVYVVLCGPPGLLIARLFRLPGILFVLSHGGIAMGMAIAGIRYRVRGRDRLPQDRTAVYCANHTSNVDAPLLFHLLHPRLHLLYKIEFEKMPILGRAAPVAGFIPVERNNPEQSQQAVDQAVQSIANGHSFLVFPEGTRSRTGELLPFKKGGFIMAIRAQVPMVPVAILGGTAAMTKGSRIIRPATIDVWIGEPIDTTGMTIDDRDRLIAMARTQIEGMLR, from the coding sequence GTGAGCGTTCAGCCCCACACCCAAGCATCCCCCGGCACCGCCCACGTGGTTCCTGCGGCCGCGCACCTCCGCGGCCGTTCGCTCGTCATCGCGGCGATCCGTTCCCTGGCGACCTACCTCGCCATCTCCGTCTACGTCGTCCTCTGTGGCCCCCCCGGCCTCCTCATCGCCCGGCTCTTCAGGCTCCCCGGCATCCTCTTCGTGCTCTCTCATGGGGGCATCGCGATGGGAATGGCGATAGCCGGGATCAGGTATCGCGTGCGCGGGCGGGATCGCCTCCCGCAGGACCGCACGGCCGTCTACTGTGCCAACCACACGAGCAACGTGGACGCGCCCTTGCTCTTCCACCTGCTCCATCCGCGCCTGCACCTGCTCTACAAGATCGAGTTCGAGAAGATGCCCATCCTCGGGCGTGCCGCACCGGTTGCAGGATTCATCCCGGTCGAGCGAAACAACCCGGAGCAATCTCAGCAGGCGGTGGATCAGGCCGTGCAGTCGATCGCCAACGGCCACTCCTTCCTCGTCTTCCCTGAAGGGACGCGCAGCCGGACCGGCGAGCTGCTACCCTTCAAGAAGGGCGGCTTCATCATGGCAATCAGGGCCCAGGTGCCGATGGTGCCAGTGGCCATCCTCGGCGGGACCGCGGCCATGACCAAGGGAAGCCGCATCATCCGCCCGGCGACCATTGACGTATGGATTGGCGAACCGATCGACACGACCGGCATGACGATTGACGATCGCGACCGCCTGATCGCCATGGCGCGCACGCAGATCGAGGGGATGCTCAGATAG